Proteins from one Cyprinus carpio isolate SPL01 chromosome B15, ASM1834038v1, whole genome shotgun sequence genomic window:
- the LOC109052688 gene encoding tripartite motif-containing protein 16-like isoform X2, giving the protein MAESAASQCEDQFICSVCLDRLKEPVTIPCGHSYCMSCITDCWEQKEQEPPYSCPQCRESFSQRPLLKKNTLIAEMMETLQKTSLQTAAVECDVCTTEKSRAVKSCLQCLASFCQTHLQLHYQSPAFMKHKLVDASRNIQENICLSHKKPLDIYCQDDGQCVCYLCMIDNHAGHRVVSVDSEWTSKKKELKGIKMACQKLIEERERGQRELSEAVKHLKSSAEEAEENIEKVFTELICSLEKKRSEIKEQIRDQEKTETDRAEELHKHLDQELTELRKTQTEIEKLLITDDQIHCLKSCQSVCVLPTFEDVPSFIQHTHLSFKDISVSAFREVLEDVCHQQTARISQDESPEPKTPNDFLQYFCDIRLDPHTAHECLFLSEKNRKASFLNEIRRSYKNTAQFDCFPNVLCMKGLSGRCYWEVECSGSDWSVAVSYRGIGRKGRSNDCRLGFNNKSWRLTHCRQDFYVRHDDKQVNLSPFPSFRIGVYLDHKAGTLSFYSVSDTMTLLYTFQTTFTEPLYPAFGIGEGFIRIIGQRRILKSHK; this is encoded by the exons ATGGCTGAATCTGCAGCGAGTCAGTGTGAGGATCAGTTCATCTGTTCAGTCTGTTTGGATCGGCTGAAGGAGCCGGTGAcgattccctgtggacacagttactgtatgagctGCATTACTGACTGCTGGGAGCAGAAGGAGCAGGAGCCGCCGTACAGCTGTCCCCAATGCAGAGAGAGCTTCAGTCAGAGACCTCTACTAAAGAAGAACACTCTGATAGCAGAGATGATGGAGACGCTGCAGAAGACGTCTCTACAAACGGCTGCTGTGGAGTGTGATGTTTGCACTACAGAGAAGAGCAGAGCTGTAAAGTCCTGTCTGCAGTGCTTGGCCTCCTTCTGTCAAACTCACCTGCAGCTTCACTATCAATCTCCTGCGTTTATGAAGCACAAACTAGTCGATGCGTCCAGAAACATTCAGGAGAACATCTGCCTCAGTCATAAAAAACCTCTGGATATTTACTGTCAGGATGACGGTCAATGTGTTTGTTATCTGTGTATGATTGATAACCATGCTGGCCACAGAGTGGTGTCTGTGGATTCAGAATGGACTAGTAAAAAG AAAGAGTTAAAAGGGATCAAGATGGCTTGTCAAAAGCTGATCGAGGAGCGTGAGAGAGGTCAGCGGGAACTCAGTGAAGCTGTGAAGCACCTTAAG AGTTCAGCAGAAGAGGCCGAGGAGAACATTGAGAAGGTCTTCACTGAGCTCATCTGCTCTCTGGAGAAGAAACGCTCTGAGATTAAAGAGCAGATCAGAGATCAGGAGAAGACTGAGACAGATCGAGCAGAGGAACTTCACAAACATCTGGATCAAGAGCTGACAGAactcagaaaaacacaaacagagattgaGAAACTTCTGATTACTGATGATCAGATCCATTGTCTCAag agctgtcagtctgtgtgtgttttacccaCATTTGAAGACGTTCCCAGCTTCATTCAACACACTCATCtgtcttttaaagacatttcagtCTCAGCATTCAGAGAGGTTTTGGAGGACGTCTGTCATCAGCAAACAGCCAGAATATCTCAAGAcg AGTCTCCAGAACCTAAAACTCCAAatgattttttgcagt ATTTCTGTGACATTCGCCTGGATCCACACACTGCACACGAATGCCTCTTCCTGTCAGAAAAGAACAGAAAggcttcatttttaaatgaaatccgGAGATCATATAAAAACACAGCGCAGTTTGACTGTTTTCCTAATGTCCTGTGTATGAAGGGTTTGAGCGGtcgctgttactgggaggttgaGTGCAGTGGGAGCGACTGGTCTGTAGCAGTTTCCTACAGAGGAATTGGTCGTAAAGGACGAAGTAATGACTGCAGACTTGGGTTTAATAACAAGTCCTGGAGACTGACCCACTGTCGCCAGGATTTCTATGTCAGACATGATGATAAACAAGTCAATCTTTCTCCTTTCCCCTCCTTTAGAATAGGAGTGTATCTGGATCATAaagcaggaactctgtccttctacagcgtttCTGACACAATGACCCTTCTTTACACATTCCAGACCACTTTCACTGAACCCCTCTACCCTGCATTTGGGATTGGAGAAGGTTTTATCAGGATCATAGGGCAGAGAAGAATTCTCAAATCCCACAAATAA
- the LOC109052688 gene encoding tripartite motif-containing protein 16-like isoform X1: MAESAASQCEDQFICSVCLDRLKEPVTIPCGHSYCMSCITDCWEQKEQEPPYSCPQCRESFSQRPLLKKNTLIAEMMETLQKTSLQTAAVECDVCTTEKSRAVKSCLQCLASFCQTHLQLHYQSPAFMKHKLVDASRNIQENICLSHKKPLDIYCQDDGQCVCYLCMIDNHAGHRVVSVDSEWTSKKKELKGIKMACQKLIEERERGQRELSEAVKHLKSSAEEAEENIEKVFTELICSLEKKRSEIKEQIRDQEKTETDRAEELHKHLDQELTELRKTQTEIEKLLITDDQIHCLKSCQSVCVLPTFEDVPSFIQHTHLSFKDISVSAFREVLEDVCHQQTARISQDVSNIHISESPEPKTPNDFLQYFCDIRLDPHTAHECLFLSEKNRKASFLNEIRRSYKNTAQFDCFPNVLCMKGLSGRCYWEVECSGSDWSVAVSYRGIGRKGRSNDCRLGFNNKSWRLTHCRQDFYVRHDDKQVNLSPFPSFRIGVYLDHKAGTLSFYSVSDTMTLLYTFQTTFTEPLYPAFGIGEGFIRIIGQRRILKSHK, encoded by the exons ATGGCTGAATCTGCAGCGAGTCAGTGTGAGGATCAGTTCATCTGTTCAGTCTGTTTGGATCGGCTGAAGGAGCCGGTGAcgattccctgtggacacagttactgtatgagctGCATTACTGACTGCTGGGAGCAGAAGGAGCAGGAGCCGCCGTACAGCTGTCCCCAATGCAGAGAGAGCTTCAGTCAGAGACCTCTACTAAAGAAGAACACTCTGATAGCAGAGATGATGGAGACGCTGCAGAAGACGTCTCTACAAACGGCTGCTGTGGAGTGTGATGTTTGCACTACAGAGAAGAGCAGAGCTGTAAAGTCCTGTCTGCAGTGCTTGGCCTCCTTCTGTCAAACTCACCTGCAGCTTCACTATCAATCTCCTGCGTTTATGAAGCACAAACTAGTCGATGCGTCCAGAAACATTCAGGAGAACATCTGCCTCAGTCATAAAAAACCTCTGGATATTTACTGTCAGGATGACGGTCAATGTGTTTGTTATCTGTGTATGATTGATAACCATGCTGGCCACAGAGTGGTGTCTGTGGATTCAGAATGGACTAGTAAAAAG AAAGAGTTAAAAGGGATCAAGATGGCTTGTCAAAAGCTGATCGAGGAGCGTGAGAGAGGTCAGCGGGAACTCAGTGAAGCTGTGAAGCACCTTAAG AGTTCAGCAGAAGAGGCCGAGGAGAACATTGAGAAGGTCTTCACTGAGCTCATCTGCTCTCTGGAGAAGAAACGCTCTGAGATTAAAGAGCAGATCAGAGATCAGGAGAAGACTGAGACAGATCGAGCAGAGGAACTTCACAAACATCTGGATCAAGAGCTGACAGAactcagaaaaacacaaacagagattgaGAAACTTCTGATTACTGATGATCAGATCCATTGTCTCAag agctgtcagtctgtgtgtgttttacccaCATTTGAAGACGTTCCCAGCTTCATTCAACACACTCATCtgtcttttaaagacatttcagtCTCAGCATTCAGAGAGGTTTTGGAGGACGTCTGTCATCAGCAAACAGCCAGAATATCTCAAGAcg TGTCAAACATTCATATTTCAGAGTCTCCAGAACCTAAAACTCCAAatgattttttgcagt ATTTCTGTGACATTCGCCTGGATCCACACACTGCACACGAATGCCTCTTCCTGTCAGAAAAGAACAGAAAggcttcatttttaaatgaaatccgGAGATCATATAAAAACACAGCGCAGTTTGACTGTTTTCCTAATGTCCTGTGTATGAAGGGTTTGAGCGGtcgctgttactgggaggttgaGTGCAGTGGGAGCGACTGGTCTGTAGCAGTTTCCTACAGAGGAATTGGTCGTAAAGGACGAAGTAATGACTGCAGACTTGGGTTTAATAACAAGTCCTGGAGACTGACCCACTGTCGCCAGGATTTCTATGTCAGACATGATGATAAACAAGTCAATCTTTCTCCTTTCCCCTCCTTTAGAATAGGAGTGTATCTGGATCATAaagcaggaactctgtccttctacagcgtttCTGACACAATGACCCTTCTTTACACATTCCAGACCACTTTCACTGAACCCCTCTACCCTGCATTTGGGATTGGAGAAGGTTTTATCAGGATCATAGGGCAGAGAAGAATTCTCAAATCCCACAAATAA
- the LOC109052688 gene encoding tripartite motif-containing protein 16-like isoform X3, giving the protein MAESAASQCEDQFICSVCLDRLKEPVTIPCGHSYCMSCITDCWEQKEQEPPYSCPQCRESFSQRPLLKKNTLIAEMMETLQKTSLQTAAVECDVCTTEKSRAVKSCLQCLASFCQTHLQLHYQSPAFMKHKLVDASRNIQENICLSHKKPLDIYCQDDGQCVCYLCMIDNHAGHRVVSVDSEWTSKKKELKGIKMACQKLIEERERGQRELSEAVKHLKSSAEEAEENIEKVFTELICSLEKKRSEIKEQIRDQEKTETDRAEELHKHLDQELTELRKTQTEIEKLLITDDQIHCLKSCQSVCVLPTFEDVPSFIQHTHLSFKDISVSAFREVLEDVCHQQTARISQDDFCDIRLDPHTAHECLFLSEKNRKASFLNEIRRSYKNTAQFDCFPNVLCMKGLSGRCYWEVECSGSDWSVAVSYRGIGRKGRSNDCRLGFNNKSWRLTHCRQDFYVRHDDKQVNLSPFPSFRIGVYLDHKAGTLSFYSVSDTMTLLYTFQTTFTEPLYPAFGIGEGFIRIIGQRRILKSHK; this is encoded by the exons ATGGCTGAATCTGCAGCGAGTCAGTGTGAGGATCAGTTCATCTGTTCAGTCTGTTTGGATCGGCTGAAGGAGCCGGTGAcgattccctgtggacacagttactgtatgagctGCATTACTGACTGCTGGGAGCAGAAGGAGCAGGAGCCGCCGTACAGCTGTCCCCAATGCAGAGAGAGCTTCAGTCAGAGACCTCTACTAAAGAAGAACACTCTGATAGCAGAGATGATGGAGACGCTGCAGAAGACGTCTCTACAAACGGCTGCTGTGGAGTGTGATGTTTGCACTACAGAGAAGAGCAGAGCTGTAAAGTCCTGTCTGCAGTGCTTGGCCTCCTTCTGTCAAACTCACCTGCAGCTTCACTATCAATCTCCTGCGTTTATGAAGCACAAACTAGTCGATGCGTCCAGAAACATTCAGGAGAACATCTGCCTCAGTCATAAAAAACCTCTGGATATTTACTGTCAGGATGACGGTCAATGTGTTTGTTATCTGTGTATGATTGATAACCATGCTGGCCACAGAGTGGTGTCTGTGGATTCAGAATGGACTAGTAAAAAG AAAGAGTTAAAAGGGATCAAGATGGCTTGTCAAAAGCTGATCGAGGAGCGTGAGAGAGGTCAGCGGGAACTCAGTGAAGCTGTGAAGCACCTTAAG AGTTCAGCAGAAGAGGCCGAGGAGAACATTGAGAAGGTCTTCACTGAGCTCATCTGCTCTCTGGAGAAGAAACGCTCTGAGATTAAAGAGCAGATCAGAGATCAGGAGAAGACTGAGACAGATCGAGCAGAGGAACTTCACAAACATCTGGATCAAGAGCTGACAGAactcagaaaaacacaaacagagattgaGAAACTTCTGATTACTGATGATCAGATCCATTGTCTCAag agctgtcagtctgtgtgtgttttacccaCATTTGAAGACGTTCCCAGCTTCATTCAACACACTCATCtgtcttttaaagacatttcagtCTCAGCATTCAGAGAGGTTTTGGAGGACGTCTGTCATCAGCAAACAGCCAGAATATCTCAAGAcg ATTTCTGTGACATTCGCCTGGATCCACACACTGCACACGAATGCCTCTTCCTGTCAGAAAAGAACAGAAAggcttcatttttaaatgaaatccgGAGATCATATAAAAACACAGCGCAGTTTGACTGTTTTCCTAATGTCCTGTGTATGAAGGGTTTGAGCGGtcgctgttactgggaggttgaGTGCAGTGGGAGCGACTGGTCTGTAGCAGTTTCCTACAGAGGAATTGGTCGTAAAGGACGAAGTAATGACTGCAGACTTGGGTTTAATAACAAGTCCTGGAGACTGACCCACTGTCGCCAGGATTTCTATGTCAGACATGATGATAAACAAGTCAATCTTTCTCCTTTCCCCTCCTTTAGAATAGGAGTGTATCTGGATCATAaagcaggaactctgtccttctacagcgtttCTGACACAATGACCCTTCTTTACACATTCCAGACCACTTTCACTGAACCCCTCTACCCTGCATTTGGGATTGGAGAAGGTTTTATCAGGATCATAGGGCAGAGAAGAATTCTCAAATCCCACAAATAA
- the LOC109103420 gene encoding tripartite motif-containing protein 16-like, with product MAESAASQCEDQFICSVCLDRLKEPVTIPCGHSYCMSCITDCWEQKEQEPPYSCPQCRESFSQRPLLKKNTLIAEMMETLQQKTSLQTAAVECDVCTTEKSRAVKSCLQCLASFCQTHLQLHYQSPAFMKHKLVDASRNIQENICLSHKKPLDIYCQDDGQCVCYLCMIDNHAGHRVVSVDSEWTSKKKELMEKKAVCQKLIEERERGQQDLSEAVKFFKSSAEEAEENIEKVITELICSLEKKRSEIKEQIRDQEKTETDRAEELHKHLDQELTELRKTQTEIEKLLITDDQIHCLKSYQSVCVLPTFEDVPSFTQHTHLSFKDISISAFREVLEDVCQQQTDRISREVSCVHVVKPLEPKTPDDFLQYFCQLRLDPNTAHKNLKLSEDNRKISYSEVVQQYPDHPERFDKFPYIMCREELCGRCYWEVECSGKDWAVAVCYKGFGRKGNSDDCRLGSNKISWRLSHNRFIHDNKQVPIPALPSSRIGVYLDHKAGTLSFYSVSDTMTLLHRVQTTFTEPLYPAFYTNINTSVRIIEQSRGELR from the exons ATGGCTGAGTCTGCAGCGAGTCAGTGTGAGGATCAGTTCATCTGTTCAGTCTGTTTGGATCGGCTGAAGGAGCCGGTGAcgattccctgtggacacagttactgtatgagctGTATTACTGACTGCTGGGAGCAGAAGGAGCAGGAGCCGCCGTACAGCTGTCCCCAATGCAGAGAGAGCTTCAGTCAGAGACCTCTACTGAAGAAGAACACTCTGATAGCGGAGATGATGGAGACGCTGCAGCAGAAGACGTCTCTACAAACGGCTGCTGTGGAGTGTGATGTTTGCACTACAGAGAAGAGCAGAGCTGTAAAGTCCTGTCTGCAGTGCTTGGCCTCCTTCTGTCAAACTCACCTGCAGCTTCACTATCAATCTCCTGCGTTTATGAAACACAAACTAGTCGATGCGTCCAGAAACATTCAGGAGAACATCTGCCTCAGTCATAAAAAACCTCTGGATATTTACTGTCAGGATGACGGTCAATGTGTTTGTTATTTGTGTATGATTGATAACCATGCTGGCCACAGAGTGGTGTCTGTGGATTCAGAATGGACTAGTAAAAAG AAAGAGTTAATGGAGAAAAAGGCTGTATGTCAAAAGCTAATCGAGGAGCGTGAGAGAGGTCAGCAAGATCTCAGTGAAGCTGtgaagttctttaaa AGTTCAGCAGAAGAGGCCGAGGAGAACATTGAGAAGGTCATCACTGAGCTCATCTGCTCTCTGGAGAAGAAACGCTCTGAGATTAAAGAGCAGATTAGAGATCAGGAGAAGACTGAGACAGATCGAGCAGAGGAACTTCACAAACATCTGGATCAAGAGCTGACAGAactcagaaaaacacaaacagagattgaGAAACTTCTGATTACTGATGATCAGATCCATTGTCTGAAG AgctatcagtctgtgtgtgttttacccaCATTTGAAGACGTTCCCAGCTTCACTCAACACACTCATCtgtcttttaaagacatttcaatcTCAGCATTCAGAGAGGTTTTGGAGGACGTCTGTCAACAGCAAACAGACAGAATATCTCGAGAAG TGTCATGTGTTCATGTTGTAAAGCCTTTAGAGCCAAAGACTCCAGatgattttttgcagt ATTTCTGTCAACTTCGCCTGGATCCCAACACTGCACACAAAAACCTCAAACTGTCAGAAGATAACAGGAAAATATCATATTCAGAAGTAGTCCAGCAATATCCTGATCACCCAGAGCGATTTGATAAGTTTCCATACATCATGTGTAGAGAGGAATTGTGCGGtcgctgttactgggaggttgaGTGCAGTGGTAAAGACTGGGCTGTAGCAGTTTGTTACAAAGGATTTGGTCGTAAAGGAAACAGTGATGACTGTAGGCTTGGCTCCAACAAAATATCCTGGAGATTGTCCCACAACCGTTTCATTCATGACAATAAACAAGTCCCAATCCCTGCTCTCCCCTCCTCTAGAATAGGAGTGTATCTAGATCACAaagcaggaactctgtccttctacagcgtctctgacacaatgactCTCCTGCAcagagtccagaccacattcactgaacctcTCTACCCTGCAttttatactaatattaatacatCTGTCAGGATCATAGAGCAGAGCAGAGGAGAGCTTAGGTAG